A genome region from Euzebya rosea includes the following:
- a CDS encoding HD-GYP domain-containing protein produces the protein MTRRERRTGPLVAMIGVLAVPLGIFALLRRFPALDIAYRSTDVHLVVMSIVAVCVIVVAALAARPAVRTRQGPLVVLASTSTVVALLLLGHGLATPGTGGLVGPNVWVGRYPMLALPVFAIGQLLATRPHWRPVRWAARHPVASLLAPSGLTAALVVVTTVEETVLGGGARLPGEVATFQVVAVLTGVVLLGVGAQHWWWYRLGADTVQQLLTIACWVTVMALVSYQLGVQWHLSWWDYHAYLLAGFGAATAAVVIDTRRALVVDDALRSAFDVDPLKHLASSYPEALLALVAAVEARDSYTHGHSVRVAELAVRIGTRMRLSSGRLRALAQGAYLHDVGKIGIPDAILNKAGPLDADERAWIEEHPVVGAQIVGRIESLRHGLAAVRHHHERFDGEGYPDGIAGTDIALIARIVSVADVWDALVTDRAYRKAWSHQRALDYIVANSGSQFDPACVDAFVAFVGDEYGLRPGRTADDGEARIEGCHGHDQAVGATSGSG, from the coding sequence GTGACACGACGAGAGCGCAGGACCGGACCCCTCGTGGCCATGATCGGTGTGCTGGCGGTGCCGCTCGGCATCTTCGCGCTCCTGCGGCGCTTCCCTGCGCTGGACATCGCATACCGATCGACGGACGTCCACCTGGTCGTCATGTCGATCGTGGCGGTGTGCGTGATCGTCGTGGCCGCCCTCGCGGCACGCCCGGCCGTTCGAACCCGTCAGGGTCCCCTCGTCGTCCTCGCCAGTACCTCCACCGTCGTCGCGTTGCTCCTGCTGGGCCACGGCCTGGCAACGCCGGGGACCGGGGGACTCGTCGGCCCCAACGTCTGGGTCGGGCGCTATCCCATGCTCGCGCTGCCGGTCTTCGCGATCGGTCAGCTCCTGGCGACGAGACCGCACTGGCGACCGGTTCGGTGGGCCGCCCGTCACCCCGTTGCCAGCTTGCTCGCACCATCGGGCCTGACCGCGGCGCTCGTCGTCGTGACCACCGTCGAGGAGACGGTCCTGGGCGGGGGCGCCCGGCTACCGGGCGAGGTCGCGACGTTCCAGGTCGTTGCCGTCCTCACGGGGGTGGTCCTGCTCGGCGTCGGTGCCCAGCACTGGTGGTGGTACCGGTTGGGTGCCGACACGGTCCAGCAGCTGCTCACGATCGCCTGCTGGGTCACCGTGATGGCGCTCGTCAGCTACCAGCTGGGGGTGCAGTGGCACCTCTCCTGGTGGGACTACCACGCCTACCTGCTGGCTGGCTTCGGGGCGGCGACGGCAGCGGTCGTGATCGACACCCGGCGTGCCCTCGTCGTGGACGATGCGCTGCGAAGCGCGTTCGACGTCGATCCGCTGAAGCACTTGGCCAGCTCCTACCCGGAGGCGCTGCTGGCCCTTGTCGCCGCGGTGGAGGCCCGGGACAGCTACACGCACGGGCACTCCGTCCGCGTCGCCGAGCTCGCGGTCCGCATCGGGACGCGGATGCGCCTGTCCTCCGGGCGGCTCCGCGCACTCGCCCAGGGCGCCTACCTCCACGACGTGGGCAAGATCGGCATCCCGGACGCGATCCTCAACAAGGCGGGCCCCCTCGACGCCGACGAACGCGCATGGATCGAGGAGCACCCCGTCGTGGGTGCACAGATCGTCGGCCGGATCGAGTCCCTGCGCCACGGCCTCGCGGCCGTCCGCCACCACCACGAACGCTTCGACGGCGAGGGGTACCCCGACGGGATCGCAGGCACCGACATCGCCCTCATCGCCCGCATCGTGTCCGTGGCCGACGTGTGGGACGCCTTGGTCACCGACCGCGCCTACCGCAAGGCCTGGAGCCATCAGCGCGCGCTGGACTACATCGTCGCCAACAGCGGGAGCCAGTTCGACCCGGCTTGCGTGGATGCGTTCGTGGCGTTCGTCGGCGACGAGTACGGGCTGCGGCCCGGCCGGACTGCCGATGATGGCGAGGCGCGGATCGAGGGATGCCACGGCCATGACCAGGCGGTGGGCGCGACCAGCGGCTCGGGATGA
- a CDS encoding thioredoxin domain-containing protein, whose amino-acid sequence MANRLAGSSSPYLRQHADNPVDWHEWGDEAFEEARRRDVPIFLSVGYSSCHWCHVMAHESFEDDATAAAMNADFVNIKVDREQRPDVDAVYMSAVQAMTRHGGWPMSVFLAADGTPFYGGTYWPADARPGMPSFRQVLAAVAGSWANERDKVLEQGSLVVQHLTQQQALPDGGEVDASVLDTAAERIVARWDRTNGGFDTAPKFPQAMTVDFLLAHHARTGDPDSLSAAVHSLERMSRGGIHDHVGGGFARYSTDEMWLVPHFEKMLYDNALLLRAYVHGWQVTGQPRFRRMVTDIAEYLLADLQQPEGGFSSATDADSEGVEGKYFVWTAEEFDEAIVAVGEDVAKWRERFGVVDEGNWHDPHGHAPPRANVLHEVVPFQEDDPGFARRWAAVRQSLAERRSLRVPPGLDDKVLVSWNALAIAALAEAGAVMEEPRWVEAARRAVDFVEQSMVVDGVLHHTWSPGHEASVPALLEDLALLARALLVLYEADPDPHLVDWARRLAATVEEDFADGEGAYYATAATPAADGPQLVVRPLDLWDNAQPAGSSVMVEVNARLAALDGDLDARDRAVATVSRFGGQLPLAPLGYGELATAAERLLSGPLEVAIVGTVGAPDTEALLSVVRDTWRPGVVVAVGTGTDDGGVPLLRDRPTVDGAATAYVCRGFVCERPTTDPDELARQLSAAVAAGRSA is encoded by the coding sequence ATGGCCAACCGACTCGCCGGGTCCTCCTCCCCGTACCTCCGCCAGCACGCCGACAACCCCGTCGACTGGCACGAATGGGGTGACGAGGCGTTCGAGGAGGCGCGTCGGCGGGACGTGCCGATCTTCCTCTCCGTCGGCTACTCCTCCTGCCACTGGTGCCATGTCATGGCCCACGAGTCCTTCGAGGACGACGCGACCGCCGCCGCGATGAACGCCGACTTCGTCAACATCAAGGTCGACCGCGAGCAGCGGCCCGACGTCGACGCCGTCTACATGTCCGCGGTCCAGGCGATGACCCGCCACGGCGGCTGGCCGATGAGCGTGTTCCTGGCCGCCGACGGCACGCCGTTCTACGGCGGGACCTACTGGCCGGCCGACGCCCGCCCCGGCATGCCGTCGTTCCGCCAGGTCCTGGCCGCCGTGGCCGGCTCGTGGGCCAACGAGCGGGACAAGGTGCTGGAGCAGGGCTCCCTCGTCGTGCAGCACCTGACCCAGCAGCAGGCCCTGCCGGACGGGGGCGAGGTCGACGCGAGCGTCCTCGACACCGCCGCCGAGCGCATCGTGGCCCGCTGGGACCGCACCAACGGCGGGTTCGACACCGCGCCGAAGTTCCCCCAGGCGATGACGGTCGACTTCCTGCTGGCCCATCACGCCCGCACCGGCGACCCCGATTCGCTCTCCGCCGCCGTCCACTCGCTCGAGCGCATGTCCCGTGGGGGCATCCACGACCACGTCGGCGGCGGGTTCGCGCGGTACTCCACCGACGAGATGTGGCTGGTCCCCCACTTCGAGAAGATGCTGTACGACAACGCCCTGCTGCTGCGTGCCTACGTGCACGGATGGCAGGTCACCGGCCAGCCCCGCTTCCGTCGCATGGTGACCGACATCGCCGAGTACCTGCTGGCCGACCTGCAGCAGCCCGAGGGCGGGTTCTCCTCCGCCACCGACGCCGACTCCGAGGGCGTGGAGGGCAAGTACTTCGTGTGGACCGCCGAGGAGTTCGACGAGGCCATCGTCGCCGTCGGCGAGGACGTGGCGAAGTGGCGCGAGCGGTTCGGCGTGGTCGACGAGGGCAACTGGCACGACCCGCACGGGCACGCGCCGCCGCGCGCCAACGTCCTGCACGAGGTCGTGCCGTTTCAGGAGGACGACCCGGGCTTCGCACGTCGCTGGGCCGCCGTCCGCCAGTCCCTCGCCGAGCGCCGGTCCCTCCGCGTGCCGCCGGGCCTGGACGACAAGGTGCTGGTCAGCTGGAACGCCCTGGCCATCGCGGCCCTGGCCGAGGCCGGCGCGGTGATGGAGGAACCCCGCTGGGTGGAGGCGGCCCGCCGTGCCGTCGACTTCGTCGAGCAGTCGATGGTGGTCGACGGGGTGCTGCACCACACGTGGTCCCCGGGCCACGAGGCCAGCGTCCCTGCCCTGCTGGAGGACCTGGCGCTGCTCGCCCGAGCCCTGCTGGTGCTGTACGAGGCCGATCCGGACCCCCACCTGGTCGACTGGGCCCGCCGGCTGGCCGCCACGGTGGAGGAGGACTTCGCCGACGGCGAGGGGGCCTACTACGCCACGGCTGCCACCCCGGCCGCGGATGGCCCCCAGCTGGTCGTCCGTCCCCTCGACCTGTGGGACAACGCGCAGCCCGCCGGCTCCAGCGTGATGGTGGAGGTCAACGCCCGCCTCGCCGCCCTCGACGGCGACCTGGACGCCCGGGACCGGGCCGTGGCCACGGTCTCCCGCTTCGGCGGGCAGCTCCCCCTCGCCCCGCTCGGTTACGGCGAGCTGGCCACGGCGGCCGAACGCCTGCTGTCCGGCCCGCTGGAGGTGGCGATCGTCGGCACGGTCGGTGCCCCGGACACCGAGGCGCTGCTGTCGGTCGTGCGCGACACGTGGCGGCCGGGTGTGGTCGTCGCGGTCGGCACGGGAACCGACGACGGCGGTGTGCCGCTGCTGCGCGACCGCCCCACCGTCGACGGGGCCGCCACCGCCTACGTCTGCCGCGGGTTCGTCTGCGAGCGGCCGACAACCGACCCCGACGAGCTGGCCCGCCAGCTCAGCGCCGCCGTCGCGGCGGGACGCTCCGCCTGA
- a CDS encoding very short patch repair endonuclease has translation MVGPVPRDEGTRRRLAAQRSTDTKPEMALRRLLHGRGMRYRVHHPVPGTRRRMDLAFLGPKVAVFVDGCFWHACPEHGTAPANNAGWWADKLAANVARDADTDRRLAEAGWAVVRIWEHEDPVEAADRVQATVRARTP, from the coding sequence GTGGTCGGTCCGGTCCCGCGTGACGAGGGCACCCGCCGTCGGCTGGCGGCCCAGCGCTCGACCGACACCAAGCCCGAGATGGCCCTGCGGCGGCTGCTGCACGGCCGGGGGATGCGGTACCGGGTGCATCATCCCGTGCCCGGGACCCGGCGGAGGATGGACCTGGCGTTCCTCGGCCCGAAGGTCGCGGTGTTCGTCGACGGCTGCTTCTGGCACGCCTGCCCCGAGCACGGCACCGCCCCGGCCAACAACGCTGGCTGGTGGGCGGACAAGCTGGCCGCCAACGTCGCTCGCGACGCCGACACCGACCGTCGCCTGGCCGAGGCCGGCTGGGCCGTCGTGCGGATCTGGGAGCACGAGGACCCCGTCGAGGCGGCCGACCGCGTCCAGGCCACCGTCCGCGCCCGCACCCCTTGA
- a CDS encoding DNA cytosine methyltransferase: MRVAGLFAGIGGIELGLAAAGHRAVLLAELLPEARAVLGARMDAAVVPDVREVTDLPAEVDLLTAGFPCQDLSSVGRKGGISGTKSKLVGEVFRLLERRPVDWVVMENVPFLLHLDKGKAMRLVVGALEELGYAWAYRVVDTQAFGLPQRRRRVVVVASRVGDPRGVLLADEGPAPSVPTDRPAHGFYWTEGTRALGWAIDAVPPIKGGSSVGVASPPAILAPDGTVGTPDLRDAERLQGFPSSWTAPAADVVKDRYRWRLVGNAVSVPVSTWVGRRLSEPGEYLFADTEEPLGGRWPKAAHGAPGRRAVAVPAGPCPVAVDRPPLMDFLDHPLVPLSRRATEGFLRRYRSGTLRRKPVLEDALDAHLRVLADSDADPGRSAT; this comes from the coding sequence GTGAGGGTCGCCGGGCTGTTCGCGGGGATCGGCGGGATCGAGCTCGGGCTGGCCGCCGCCGGCCACCGTGCGGTGCTGCTGGCCGAGCTGTTGCCCGAGGCCCGGGCCGTGCTGGGTGCTCGCATGGACGCCGCGGTGGTCCCCGACGTCCGCGAGGTCACCGACCTGCCGGCCGAGGTCGACCTGCTGACGGCCGGGTTCCCCTGTCAGGACCTGAGCTCCGTCGGCCGCAAGGGGGGGATCAGCGGCACCAAGTCCAAGCTGGTCGGTGAGGTGTTCCGGCTGCTCGAGCGCCGCCCCGTCGACTGGGTGGTCATGGAGAACGTCCCGTTCCTGCTGCACCTGGACAAGGGCAAGGCGATGCGGCTGGTCGTCGGGGCGCTGGAGGAGCTCGGCTACGCCTGGGCCTACCGGGTCGTCGACACCCAGGCGTTCGGGCTGCCCCAACGACGTCGACGGGTGGTGGTCGTGGCCAGCCGGGTCGGTGACCCCCGCGGGGTGCTGCTGGCCGACGAGGGCCCGGCGCCGTCGGTCCCGACCGACCGGCCCGCCCACGGGTTCTACTGGACCGAGGGGACGCGGGCGCTCGGCTGGGCGATCGATGCCGTGCCGCCGATCAAGGGGGGGTCGTCGGTCGGCGTGGCCTCTCCCCCGGCGATCCTCGCCCCGGACGGCACCGTGGGAACCCCCGACCTGCGCGACGCCGAGCGGCTGCAGGGCTTCCCGTCGTCGTGGACCGCCCCTGCGGCCGACGTCGTCAAGGACCGGTATCGCTGGCGGCTGGTCGGCAACGCGGTGTCGGTGCCGGTGTCGACGTGGGTGGGCCGGCGGTTGTCCGAGCCGGGCGAGTACCTGTTCGCCGACACCGAGGAGCCGCTCGGCGGGCGGTGGCCGAAGGCGGCCCACGGGGCGCCCGGGCGTCGTGCCGTGGCCGTGCCCGCCGGTCCGTGTCCCGTGGCCGTCGACCGGCCGCCCCTGATGGACTTCCTCGACCATCCGCTGGTGCCGTTGTCCCGGCGCGCCACCGAGGGGTTCCTGCGTCGGTACCGGTCCGGCACGCTGCGCCGCAAGCCCGTGCTGGAGGATGCGCTGGACGCCCACCTGCGTGTCCTGGCCGATTCCGACGCCGACCCCGGCCGGTCCGCGACCTGA
- a CDS encoding DNA cytosine methyltransferase, with product MSTDVAAPADADQAALRSTLPPTRPSGVPLRVVDLFAGIGGLSLGLSQAAAAVGRPVDVALAVDRDPAALGVFSRIFPSAEVTTEDVTALVDGTLGAVATPAERALRRRVGDVDVLVGGPPCQGHSALNNATRHRDDRNELYLRMARAAEVLAPDTMVVENVPGARADRSGVVDRTVAHLRGLGYGVSVEVVDLSDLGVAQRRRRLVLLATRRVPVSLVDVVHRHQRPTRGVAWAIGDLADVESDRLVDQRARSAAATRERIAYLFDHDVYELPNELRPACHRGDHSYVSIYGRMRPDQPAQTITRGFYSMCMGRYVHPTRPRTITAHEAARLQHFPDHVDFSSIRKRGQLALAIGNAVPPRLTEAIGAEVLASRRDAS from the coding sequence ATGTCCACCGACGTCGCCGCACCTGCCGATGCGGACCAGGCTGCCCTGCGCTCGACCCTGCCGCCGACGCGGCCCAGCGGGGTTCCGCTGCGGGTCGTGGACCTCTTCGCCGGGATCGGTGGCCTGTCGCTCGGCTTGTCGCAGGCGGCCGCGGCCGTCGGTCGTCCCGTGGACGTCGCGCTGGCCGTCGACCGGGACCCGGCGGCGCTCGGGGTGTTCTCCCGCATCTTCCCCTCCGCCGAGGTCACGACCGAGGACGTCACCGCGCTCGTCGACGGGACGCTGGGCGCCGTCGCGACGCCGGCCGAACGTGCGCTGCGCCGCCGGGTCGGCGACGTCGACGTGCTGGTCGGCGGACCGCCGTGCCAGGGCCACTCGGCGCTGAACAACGCCACACGCCATCGCGACGACCGCAACGAGCTGTACCTGCGGATGGCCCGGGCGGCGGAGGTGCTGGCGCCCGACACCATGGTCGTGGAGAACGTGCCGGGCGCCCGCGCGGACCGGTCGGGCGTCGTCGACCGCACCGTGGCGCATCTGCGGGGCCTGGGCTACGGCGTGTCGGTGGAGGTCGTGGACCTGTCGGACCTGGGTGTCGCCCAGCGTCGGCGTCGGCTGGTCCTGCTGGCGACCCGGCGGGTGCCGGTGTCGTTGGTGGACGTGGTCCATCGGCACCAGCGCCCAACCCGCGGAGTGGCCTGGGCGATCGGTGACCTGGCCGACGTGGAGTCCGACCGCCTGGTCGACCAGCGGGCCCGGTCAGCCGCGGCCACGCGCGAACGCATCGCCTACCTGTTCGACCACGACGTGTACGAGCTGCCCAACGAGCTGCGGCCGGCGTGCCACCGGGGCGACCACTCCTACGTGTCGATCTACGGCCGCATGCGGCCCGACCAGCCGGCCCAGACGATCACGCGGGGCTTCTACTCCATGTGCATGGGGCGCTACGTGCATCCCACCAGGCCGCGGACGATCACCGCACACGAAGCCGCCCGGCTGCAGCACTTCCCCGACCACGTCGACTTCTCCTCCATCCGCAAGCGCGGTCAGCTGGCGCTGGCGATCGGCAACGCGGTCCCGCCCCGGCTGACCGAGGCGATCGGCGCCGAGGTGCTGGCATCTCGTCGGGACGCCTCGTGA
- a CDS encoding MBL fold metallo-hydrolase: protein MTAELTILFEGYVGARVAGTVSLIRDGDRVIVHDPGMVPGPSSILDPLQAADIHPEEVTDLVISHHHPDHTRWMGLFPIAVLHDYWATYDGDIWDSRPAEGLALSPSVTLLETPGHTREDITTLVETDAGTVALTHLWWTATSESDPRGTDLDALHHHRGRVLERAVRIVPGHGPAFDVSDETPR from the coding sequence ATGACCGCTGAGCTGACCATCCTGTTCGAGGGCTACGTGGGCGCGCGTGTCGCCGGCACCGTGTCGCTGATCCGCGACGGCGACCGGGTGATCGTGCACGACCCCGGCATGGTGCCCGGGCCGTCCTCGATCCTGGACCCGCTGCAGGCGGCCGACATCCACCCCGAGGAGGTCACCGACCTGGTGATCTCCCACCACCATCCCGACCACACCCGCTGGATGGGGCTCTTCCCGATCGCCGTCCTGCACGACTACTGGGCGACCTACGACGGCGACATCTGGGATTCACGACCGGCCGAGGGCCTGGCGCTGAGCCCGTCGGTCACCCTGCTGGAGACACCCGGCCACACCCGCGAGGACATCACCACCCTGGTCGAGACCGACGCGGGCACCGTGGCCCTGACCCACCTGTGGTGGACCGCCACCTCGGAGTCCGACCCCCGGGGCACCGACCTGGACGCCCTCCACCACCACCGCGGGCGCGTGCTGGAGCGGGCGGTGCGGATCGTCCCCGGCCACGGACCGGCCTTCGACGTCAGCGACGAAACTCCTCGTTGA